Proteins found in one Maridesulfovibrio sp. genomic segment:
- a CDS encoding XRE family transcriptional regulator translates to MSNEQAYKEIAPRLAGLRDAMDLSIEDLAEKVGVTPERAEQYESGTVEIPVSYLMDVAHICGVGLTVLISGSEAHLTNYALVRKGKGLNVDRRKDYDYKNLASTFVGRRMEPFMVEVPAKEVADMNFTTHRGQEFIYVLEGRLELRLDDSVLELEEGDSLYFDSNTPHALRGLDGKSARMLDVIL, encoded by the coding sequence ATGAGTAACGAACAGGCTTATAAGGAAATTGCACCGAGGCTTGCCGGCCTGCGTGATGCAATGGACCTGAGCATTGAAGATCTGGCCGAGAAAGTCGGGGTTACCCCGGAACGTGCCGAACAGTATGAATCCGGCACAGTAGAAATCCCGGTCAGTTACCTGATGGATGTGGCGCATATTTGCGGAGTCGGCCTGACGGTCCTGATTTCCGGCAGTGAAGCCCACCTGACCAACTACGCACTGGTCCGCAAAGGTAAAGGACTGAATGTAGATCGCCGCAAGGATTACGATTACAAAAACCTCGCATCCACTTTTGTGGGACGACGCATGGAACCTTTTATGGTTGAAGTGCCGGCCAAAGAGGTTGCGGATATGAATTTTACAACCCACCGGGGGCAGGAATTCATATACGTGCTTGAAGGACGCCTTGAACTAAGACTCGACGACTCCGTGCTGGAGCTTGAAGAAGGCGATTCCCTGTATTTTGATTCCAACACTCCCCACGCCCTGCGCGGTCTTGACGGCAAATCCGCACGTATGCTGGACGTCATTCTCTAG
- a CDS encoding AMP-binding protein translates to MKKQKYDSYEEFCAEYKTEVPENYNFAFDCVDAIAAENPNRPAMIHIGPDGTRNEKDFDFFSKKSARLANALSKAGVEKGDRIMIILYRRIDWWVAMLACHKVGAVPVPSPNLLTVKDIEFRVNFAKIKGIITEDSVADRADEAQKKCPSLEVMVQAGEGKLHDGWIDFETICAESSDSFPRPADCAGGDDPLLIFFSSGTTGQPKMVEHTHNYPLGHYMTGAYWHDLGPDDIHLTLADTGWGKAVWGKYYGQWMAGAVVFVWDFRGKFNPAELLQVLADNKVTSFCAPPTVYRFMIREDLSKYDLSTLRHCTTAGELLNASVFEAWKEATGLPLYEGYGQTETALQIATFPNMTPKPGSIGRPCPGWDIALIDTEGNFCSPGEEGQICIKLDPRPVGLFTGYLDEPQKTENVMVNGYYQTGDKAWMDEDGYYWFLGRTDDLIKSSGYRIGPFEVESALITHDAIVEAAVTGVPCDVRGQAVKATVVLAPGYEAGDELTKELQNHVKKVTAPYKYPRIIDYVEELPKTISGKIKRAEIRAKDEKAAK, encoded by the coding sequence ATGAAAAAACAGAAATACGACTCTTACGAAGAGTTCTGTGCCGAATACAAGACCGAGGTCCCTGAAAATTACAACTTTGCCTTTGATTGCGTGGATGCCATTGCCGCAGAAAATCCGAATCGTCCGGCAATGATCCATATCGGTCCGGACGGAACGCGTAACGAAAAAGATTTCGACTTTTTTTCCAAAAAGTCAGCACGGCTGGCCAACGCATTAAGCAAAGCTGGAGTTGAAAAGGGTGACCGCATCATGATCATCCTCTACCGGCGCATAGACTGGTGGGTAGCTATGCTGGCCTGCCACAAGGTCGGGGCTGTTCCAGTTCCTTCGCCTAACCTGCTTACTGTAAAAGACATCGAATTCCGAGTTAATTTCGCCAAGATCAAAGGTATCATAACCGAGGATTCCGTGGCGGACCGTGCCGACGAAGCGCAAAAGAAATGCCCTTCACTTGAAGTCATGGTTCAAGCAGGAGAAGGCAAACTGCACGACGGCTGGATCGATTTTGAAACCATCTGTGCCGAATCTTCAGATTCCTTTCCCCGCCCCGCGGACTGCGCAGGCGGAGATGATCCCCTGCTGATCTTCTTCTCTTCCGGTACCACCGGGCAGCCGAAGATGGTTGAGCACACCCACAACTACCCTCTCGGCCACTACATGACCGGAGCCTACTGGCATGACCTCGGTCCCGATGACATTCACCTGACTCTTGCCGACACAGGCTGGGGCAAGGCTGTCTGGGGTAAATATTACGGACAGTGGATGGCCGGAGCTGTTGTCTTTGTCTGGGATTTCCGCGGCAAATTCAATCCTGCGGAACTGCTGCAGGTACTTGCTGATAACAAAGTCACTTCATTTTGTGCACCGCCCACGGTTTACCGTTTCATGATCAGGGAAGACCTTTCTAAATACGACCTGTCAACGCTCAGACACTGCACCACAGCCGGCGAGCTGCTCAATGCTTCTGTCTTTGAAGCTTGGAAAGAAGCCACCGGTCTGCCCCTTTACGAAGGATACGGCCAGACTGAAACAGCACTTCAGATCGCAACTTTCCCCAATATGACTCCAAAACCGGGTTCCATAGGCAGACCTTGTCCGGGCTGGGATATTGCGCTCATCGATACTGAAGGTAATTTCTGCTCCCCCGGTGAGGAAGGACAGATCTGCATTAAGCTTGATCCCCGTCCCGTGGGACTGTTCACCGGCTATCTGGATGAACCGCAGAAAACTGAAAACGTCATGGTCAACGGTTACTACCAGACTGGCGATAAAGCATGGATGGATGAGGACGGCTACTACTGGTTCCTCGGCCGGACCGATGATTTGATCAAAAGTTCCGGTTACCGCATCGGACCCTTTGAAGTTGAATCTGCGCTGATCACCCATGACGCCATTGTCGAAGCTGCCGTAACAGGCGTTCCCTGCGATGTACGCGGTCAGGCCGTAAAAGCCACAGTTGTTCTCGCCCCCGGCTATGAAGCTGGCGATGAGCTGACCAAAGAATTGCAGAATCACGTCAAGAAGGTAACTGCACCCTACAAATACCCGCGCATAATCGATTACGTAGAAGAATTGCCGAAGACCATCAGCGGCAAAATCAAACGCGCTGAAATTCGCGCCAAAGACGAAAAAGCCGCGAAATAG
- a CDS encoding TetR/AcrR family transcriptional regulator: MKGKNKKDAILYAAQEIFGRYGYAGTTVKMISERAGVAFGLVSHYFGSKEELFITAGVAIVEDLTEYLRAETRNTANGLEGIQTFMRSYLAYTLQHRNTFPVLLRCSPFSDVQIELDRTRIAVKFQQLLNVIRESVERGIEDGSIRGLSVDDTTTIVYSNIVGTVRTRFLSPYDLPNLYEETTDFVVRSIRSRD; encoded by the coding sequence ATGAAAGGTAAAAACAAAAAAGACGCAATCCTGTATGCGGCGCAGGAAATCTTTGGACGCTACGGCTATGCCGGAACCACCGTCAAAATGATTTCTGAACGCGCAGGTGTGGCATTCGGTCTTGTCTCCCACTATTTCGGGTCAAAAGAGGAACTCTTCATCACCGCCGGAGTAGCTATTGTTGAAGATCTTACAGAATATCTGAGAGCGGAAACACGCAACACTGCCAACGGACTGGAAGGCATCCAGACCTTCATGCGCAGCTATCTTGCCTATACCCTGCAGCACCGTAACACTTTCCCGGTACTGCTGAGATGTTCCCCGTTCTCCGATGTACAGATAGAGCTGGACCGCACCCGTATTGCAGTTAAATTCCAACAGCTCTTAAATGTCATCCGCGAATCAGTGGAACGCGGAATTGAAGACGGTTCCATTCGCGGCCTGTCCGTCGATGATACTACCACCATTGTCTATTCCAATATAGTCGGTACAGTCAGGACCAGATTCCTTTCACCCTACGACCTGCCCAACCTATACGAAGAGACTACTGACTTTGTGGTCCGCAGCATCAGATCCCGTGACTAG
- a CDS encoding DUF1007 family protein, with the protein MTRFNISPYSEVLDSFSSILHYADMQKTIPYAMSLKKILPVFILPLSLFFFLLGPVKASAHPHVFVDCSLTFEINGQGLAGVRQKWWFDEMFSSMILGDFDKNHDNKLTPEEAAALEQGAFVNLKNFNYFTRVLVDGKERDQIEAVDFKPSVEDGTLVYEFFVPLNITEKKKHVIMVAIYDKSFYTAVQMDPQNKISTHSEKYQTSLDLRPVAEMAYFYDQMVPEAAVLTMLPE; encoded by the coding sequence GTGACTAGATTTAATATATCACCATACAGCGAAGTTCTGGACTCTTTTTCGTCCATACTCCATTACGCCGACATGCAAAAAACTATCCCCTATGCCATGAGCCTGAAAAAGATTCTACCGGTATTCATACTTCCGTTAAGCTTGTTTTTCTTCCTGCTGGGACCGGTAAAAGCTTCAGCTCATCCGCATGTCTTTGTGGATTGTTCACTGACGTTTGAAATAAACGGGCAGGGGCTGGCCGGAGTCCGCCAGAAATGGTGGTTCGATGAAATGTTCTCGAGCATGATTCTCGGGGATTTCGATAAAAACCACGACAATAAGCTGACCCCGGAGGAAGCAGCCGCCCTTGAGCAGGGAGCTTTTGTTAATCTGAAAAATTTTAACTACTTCACCCGCGTTTTGGTGGATGGAAAAGAACGCGATCAGATTGAAGCTGTTGATTTCAAACCGTCTGTTGAAGACGGTACCCTTGTATACGAATTTTTCGTACCCCTGAATATCACGGAAAAAAAGAAGCACGTGATCATGGTCGCCATTTATGACAAAAGTTTTTACACCGCAGTTCAAATGGACCCTCAGAACAAGATCTCGACGCACAGTGAGAAATATCAAACCAGTCTGGATCTGAGACCGGTTGCGGAAATGGCTTATTTTTATGACCAGATGGTTCCGGAAGCCGCGGTACTGACCATGCTGCCCGAATAA
- a CDS encoding nickel ABC transporter permease gives MKKKQFFLYLILTVALSLSAVTAQAQNNPFLAPQKQETVKKKSPSPFKSTTSAPATVQENKGPVAGIYNMVMIKITMLQKEIRAQLTGFARDIKKNPYGKSLWLFLAFAFMYGIVHAVGPGHGKSVVCAYFISRGGSTYSAAFMSWIITLVHVGSATVAVCLAYMLMKSGMSGFEEFNRHLQTASYGLVALIGLWLLIGALRSFNQKARHECESKGRESLKEIATVAIVTGLVPCPGAAIILVYTLSTGILPTGLLAMVFLATGMAVTTSCFALAAAKARNAMDRTGLNRSVRIVYAILSLLGATVITCFGLLMLSAHLSLV, from the coding sequence ATGAAAAAAAAACAATTTTTCCTCTATTTGATATTGACTGTAGCTCTGTCTTTATCCGCTGTTACTGCACAGGCCCAGAATAATCCCTTTCTGGCTCCGCAGAAGCAGGAGACTGTAAAAAAAAAGAGTCCGTCCCCCTTTAAATCCACAACTTCGGCTCCCGCAACAGTTCAAGAGAATAAGGGCCCTGTCGCAGGAATTTACAACATGGTAATGATCAAAATAACCATGCTGCAAAAAGAAATCCGGGCCCAGCTGACCGGTTTTGCAAGGGATATTAAGAAAAACCCCTACGGCAAATCACTGTGGTTATTTCTAGCCTTCGCGTTTATGTACGGGATAGTCCACGCGGTTGGGCCGGGACATGGTAAATCCGTAGTCTGCGCCTATTTCATCTCCCGCGGCGGTTCAACATATTCAGCGGCGTTCATGTCCTGGATCATAACCCTAGTCCATGTCGGATCAGCTACCGTAGCTGTCTGCCTCGCCTACATGTTAATGAAAAGCGGCATGTCCGGCTTTGAAGAATTCAACCGCCATCTCCAGACCGCGAGTTATGGACTGGTCGCGCTGATCGGATTGTGGCTGCTCATCGGGGCATTGCGTTCATTTAATCAAAAGGCACGGCATGAATGTGAAAGCAAGGGCCGGGAATCCCTCAAGGAGATAGCCACAGTAGCGATAGTTACCGGACTTGTGCCCTGTCCGGGAGCGGCTATTATACTTGTATATACGCTTTCAACAGGCATCCTTCCCACAGGACTTCTGGCTATGGTCTTTCTGGCCACGGGTATGGCTGTAACCACTTCCTGCTTTGCCCTTGCAGCGGCAAAGGCCCGAAATGCAATGGATCGTACCGGCCTGAACCGGAGCGTCCGGATCGTCTACGCAATTCTCTCCCTGCTCGGGGCTACAGTTATCACCTGCTTCGGACTGCTGATGCTTTCGGCCCACCTTTCCCTCGTCTAG
- a CDS encoding AAA family ATPase produces MINLAGYENVAQLHEGSDITVCRAIRGYDDFPVLIKYPNSELPSPRLLADLKNEYAAAQEIGGPAIIPAVTLHRTDNSLALILEDKGYNLLSTLIPDSSIDISIKIRIALGIVRAIQHIHTKGFLHRNIRPDSIAIAPDYKEALLTNLQNSSRITDPFSHSSAELISADNIAYIPPEQSGRVSTELDRRSDFYSLGITLFELFTGRKPFTARDDLELIHCHLAKEPTDPQSINPQIPPSLSSIIIKLLAKNPGDRYQSTQGIKQDLKSCLRIISKEITIDNFTPGHQDISEIFTLSNKRVGRTEEMAGLKNAFSKVMLGNCEIVFIRGEAGNGKSTLVQSFSKHVYTENGEFISGKFDQFRRNRPYSALIQAFQELLRKRLACPTPVINAWKKRITSVLDNNASLITEVLPELELLIGQQQPPAELGSTESRNRFNLAFKNFIKVFPSIDKPLVLFLDDLQWADLSTLQLLKRLLEDQETSHLMLICAYRTNQPMEDSIQEHIDEIVELSPRVHTITLSRLKLHHVHSFIRRTLRASKNRTEELAKMVYSRTGGNPLFVREYLLNMYRAELITFNHNKIRWEWDIDAIRNISMDGNLVELMAAKILTQPQEGQDVLKVASGIGCKFDLRILMEVMDIPEQIILDYLVLALQEGLIVADEESAFLNNNFNSQTEPQYLSFMHDRVQQAAYSMLNATEKTDLHLAIGRAMLNIYSAKEIEDATFEISAQYSLCLSAITDPHEKKTIASIFSKAGQKAKRSSAFEVASGYLSSATRLMGPEGWKSAYRNTFDLHLDLYECEFMNGAHRQAENIFKNLIEHVQHRSDTTKAHLSKMQLYSDQGRYQEAVKIGLETLKQYKVEIPKLPGRLSMTVELIKTSMKLGTRTTKQLYNLPVMESIEHLEIMKLMMHTITPAYMYNKKLVLFIILRMIRFSIKHGNGPYSPFGYMFYASFLASRKFNFKKSQEFTRLAVDLNKKSGTSELDAKINLLRGGMHDHWHVPLQENINTLDKSFHCGLMYGDNTYARYAGYFAVRMKFLQGEDISEIYNLADRYLNFIQKNKNSLSSGSINLTLQMCKSMQGKTYTPGHLDDENFRESNLISAAKSSGSEVVENWIALSKLISLSFFGSHAKAMEQIEILYDNVEEALFGMYSVAIFHLFCIINMTALYEEATPKVKRLYLKRIKHSYSRLKTWEKNCPENFRHLYLIAAAEFAQLKNDHSRALNLYEKAIQFSSKAGYNNFCGLACELTGKFHAGVGGTRSAECFFSEACHYYHEWGASAKVQRILNEHPQLRKDSSGSFSHASHPGDKKNSPLDISAVVKASQAISGEIVLDRLLDKLMRIVIENAGAQKATLLLNNKNKLELTAHAFVSKHGIITQTSPDINQDLYCRSIVNYVLRSKDNIVIRDAGAQGPFSIDSYIIRNKPKSILAMPVINQQIMRGVLYLENNLSPGVFTNDRLELLNLLCSQAAISIQNARLYSDLRDSETQHRTLLESINVGVFRAKVDPGGQLLKANRALAEMFGYRGWNEIRKTQIKSLYVDPGMHQALIKELFTGETVRDREINMRRQDGTPIWVNMTVSLEKDGNKNNCLEGVLEDITEKRKAREFEKAKVAADAANAAKSNFLASMSHEIRTPMNAILGMADLLWESRLSKTQRNYVKIFRNAGENLLLLINDILDLSKIEAGQIDLEKIDFNLEELFEDIGSIFALRAQIKKINFCWYIHPEVPRIITGDPTRLRQVIVNLVGNSLKFTGKGTITFEAAITERGYLRIIVKDTGVGIPIKKINSIFDTFSQADSSTTRNYGGTGLGLSICSRMVESMRGGIFVSSTEGEGSAFAFTISAEFPIQPEIPLPLENCAVLIVDNKSICRDFLSLSLTDLGATVYAAEGITKSSAYAAEISLSSYKNCILLVGHPTGKNDRFEILKKLKHSLCQDWKLIMIMEAKPQPRATARAKQLGATYVHRPVHPQAIVEDLRYTYREKQSQNIEEPQLDLDTEQIEMMEEVEIHNPSSTKKQAILLVEDSEDNRMVIDLFLQETPYSITHAVDGEDGFKKFKEGEYGIVLMDIQMPIMDGYEATKAIRKYEEENELPPTPIMALTANAFKDDELKAIEHGCSAHMAKPVKKKELLRTLRNYLGSAD; encoded by the coding sequence ATGATTAATCTTGCCGGATATGAAAATGTTGCCCAGCTTCATGAAGGGTCAGACATTACGGTATGCAGGGCTATCCGTGGGTATGACGATTTTCCGGTCCTGATAAAGTATCCGAACTCCGAACTGCCATCTCCCCGTCTTCTGGCGGACTTGAAAAACGAATATGCAGCTGCGCAGGAAATAGGCGGCCCAGCCATAATTCCGGCAGTAACACTGCACCGAACCGATAATTCTCTGGCTCTGATCCTTGAAGATAAAGGCTACAATCTGCTCAGTACGCTGATCCCCGATTCCAGCATCGATATAAGCATCAAGATCCGAATTGCCCTAGGAATTGTCCGGGCCATACAACATATCCATACAAAAGGTTTTCTGCACCGCAACATCCGCCCGGACAGCATCGCCATCGCCCCGGACTACAAGGAAGCACTGCTGACCAACCTGCAGAACAGTTCCCGAATAACCGACCCCTTTTCGCACTCTTCAGCAGAGCTTATTTCAGCTGACAATATAGCCTACATCCCTCCTGAACAAAGCGGCAGGGTCAGCACCGAGCTTGACAGGCGCTCGGATTTCTACTCACTGGGGATCACGCTGTTTGAACTTTTCACCGGTCGTAAACCTTTCACAGCGCGGGATGATCTGGAACTTATTCATTGTCATCTGGCCAAAGAACCTACGGATCCGCAGAGCATTAATCCACAAATTCCGCCCTCATTGTCCTCGATAATAATTAAACTTCTCGCCAAAAATCCGGGCGACCGCTACCAGTCGACTCAGGGCATCAAGCAAGACCTGAAATCCTGCCTGCGGATTATCAGCAAAGAAATTACAATTGATAACTTTACGCCGGGCCATCAGGATATTTCCGAGATATTCACCCTGTCCAACAAAAGGGTCGGCCGCACAGAAGAAATGGCGGGCCTCAAAAACGCATTCAGTAAAGTGATGCTGGGCAATTGTGAAATCGTTTTCATCCGCGGGGAGGCAGGGAATGGAAAAAGTACATTGGTGCAATCCTTCAGCAAACATGTTTACACTGAGAACGGTGAATTCATATCCGGAAAATTCGACCAATTCCGGCGCAACCGCCCATACAGCGCTTTGATTCAGGCTTTTCAGGAACTTTTACGCAAAAGACTAGCCTGCCCGACCCCGGTAATCAATGCTTGGAAAAAAAGAATTACCAGTGTTCTGGATAATAACGCCAGCCTGATTACGGAAGTTCTGCCGGAGCTGGAACTCCTTATCGGACAACAGCAGCCTCCCGCAGAACTGGGCTCAACAGAATCCAGAAACAGGTTTAATCTTGCGTTTAAAAATTTCATCAAAGTTTTCCCCAGCATAGATAAACCGTTGGTTCTTTTTCTGGATGATCTGCAATGGGCGGACCTCTCCACGCTGCAACTCCTTAAACGCCTGCTTGAAGACCAGGAAACCTCCCATCTGATGCTCATCTGCGCCTATCGGACCAACCAGCCGATGGAAGACAGCATTCAGGAACACATTGACGAGATTGTAGAACTAAGTCCAAGGGTACACACCATAACTCTGAGCAGATTAAAACTGCACCATGTGCACAGCTTTATCCGCAGAACACTGCGCGCCTCAAAAAACAGGACGGAAGAACTGGCGAAAATGGTCTATAGCAGAACCGGGGGTAACCCTCTATTTGTCCGCGAGTACCTGCTCAATATGTATCGGGCCGAACTCATTACTTTTAATCACAATAAAATTCGCTGGGAATGGGATATCGACGCCATACGCAATATTTCCATGGATGGTAATCTTGTGGAGCTCATGGCAGCGAAGATTCTCACTCAGCCACAGGAAGGGCAGGATGTCCTGAAAGTTGCTTCGGGGATCGGCTGCAAATTCGACCTGCGCATACTAATGGAAGTTATGGATATCCCGGAGCAGATTATTCTGGATTATCTGGTACTGGCCCTGCAGGAAGGGTTAATCGTTGCGGATGAGGAGTCTGCCTTCCTGAATAATAACTTTAACTCCCAGACAGAACCGCAATACCTGTCCTTCATGCATGACAGGGTCCAGCAGGCGGCCTACTCCATGCTAAACGCAACGGAAAAAACAGACCTGCATTTGGCCATAGGCCGAGCCATGCTCAACATATACTCCGCCAAAGAGATTGAAGACGCTACTTTTGAAATTTCCGCTCAGTACAGTCTATGTCTCAGTGCCATAACGGATCCGCATGAAAAAAAAACCATTGCCTCAATATTCAGCAAGGCCGGGCAAAAAGCCAAGAGAAGTTCAGCCTTTGAAGTGGCTTCCGGGTACCTATCGTCTGCAACCCGGCTGATGGGCCCAGAAGGCTGGAAGTCTGCTTACAGAAACACTTTCGACCTGCATCTTGATTTATATGAATGCGAATTCATGAACGGTGCGCATAGACAGGCCGAAAATATCTTTAAAAATCTGATCGAACATGTTCAGCACCGCTCAGATACCACCAAAGCGCATCTTTCTAAAATGCAGCTTTACTCTGATCAGGGCAGATATCAGGAGGCTGTAAAAATAGGACTGGAGACACTTAAGCAATACAAAGTGGAGATACCGAAACTTCCGGGCAGGCTCTCCATGACTGTAGAACTGATCAAAACCTCAATGAAACTGGGCACCAGAACCACAAAGCAACTATATAACCTGCCGGTCATGGAATCCATTGAGCATCTGGAAATCATGAAGCTTATGATGCACACCATTACCCCGGCATACATGTACAATAAAAAACTTGTGCTGTTCATTATCCTCAGAATGATTCGCTTTTCAATCAAACACGGTAATGGACCATACTCGCCGTTCGGTTATATGTTTTATGCCTCTTTTCTAGCTTCCAGAAAGTTCAATTTCAAAAAATCACAGGAATTTACACGGCTGGCAGTAGACCTGAACAAGAAGTCCGGCACGTCGGAACTGGACGCAAAAATAAATCTGCTTCGGGGAGGGATGCACGACCACTGGCATGTTCCCCTACAGGAAAATATTAACACTCTGGACAAATCCTTCCACTGCGGACTCATGTACGGGGATAACACTTATGCCCGCTATGCAGGATACTTTGCTGTGCGTATGAAATTCTTGCAGGGAGAAGATATTTCAGAAATATATAACCTTGCCGACCGCTATTTGAATTTCATTCAAAAGAATAAAAATTCACTCAGCTCCGGCTCCATCAACCTGACTCTGCAAATGTGCAAAAGTATGCAGGGTAAGACATATACCCCCGGCCATCTTGACGACGAAAACTTCCGGGAAAGCAATCTGATCAGTGCCGCCAAAAGCAGCGGTTCCGAAGTGGTGGAAAATTGGATTGCCCTGTCAAAATTGATCTCACTTTCTTTTTTCGGTTCCCATGCCAAGGCGATGGAACAGATAGAAATACTTTATGATAATGTTGAGGAAGCCCTATTCGGCATGTATTCCGTCGCTATTTTCCACTTATTCTGCATCATAAACATGACCGCTCTTTATGAAGAAGCCACACCCAAGGTAAAAAGGCTGTACCTCAAACGTATCAAGCATTCTTATTCCCGGCTGAAGACATGGGAAAAGAATTGTCCTGAAAATTTCCGTCATCTGTACCTGATAGCCGCAGCCGAATTCGCACAGCTGAAAAATGATCACAGCCGCGCCCTAAATCTATATGAAAAAGCTATCCAGTTCAGCTCCAAAGCAGGCTACAACAACTTCTGCGGACTGGCTTGCGAGCTGACCGGTAAATTTCATGCAGGGGTAGGTGGAACGCGCTCAGCGGAATGCTTCTTTTCCGAGGCATGCCATTATTATCATGAATGGGGCGCATCCGCCAAAGTACAACGAATACTCAACGAACACCCACAACTGCGTAAAGACTCAAGCGGCAGCTTCAGCCACGCCTCCCATCCCGGAGACAAAAAGAACAGCCCCCTTGATATTTCCGCGGTGGTTAAAGCCTCGCAGGCTATTTCCGGAGAAATTGTTCTTGACCGGCTGCTGGATAAACTCATGCGCATTGTAATTGAAAATGCCGGAGCGCAAAAAGCCACCCTGCTGCTGAACAACAAAAATAAACTTGAATTAACGGCCCATGCCTTTGTTTCAAAACACGGCATAATCACCCAGACTTCTCCGGACATAAATCAGGATTTATACTGCCGCAGCATTGTCAACTATGTGCTTCGCTCCAAAGACAACATCGTTATACGCGATGCCGGGGCACAAGGCCCGTTCTCCATTGACAGCTATATCATCAGGAACAAGCCGAAATCCATTCTGGCCATGCCGGTTATCAACCAGCAGATCATGCGCGGAGTGCTATATCTTGAAAACAATCTCAGCCCCGGAGTCTTTACCAATGACCGGCTGGAATTACTCAACCTGCTCTGCTCGCAGGCCGCCATCTCTATCCAGAACGCAAGACTCTATTCCGATCTGCGCGATTCTGAAACACAGCACAGGACCCTGCTTGAAAGTATCAACGTCGGTGTTTTCAGGGCGAAAGTGGATCCCGGGGGTCAACTGCTCAAGGCCAACCGGGCTCTAGCCGAAATGTTCGGTTACCGGGGCTGGAATGAGATAAGAAAAACTCAAATCAAAAGTCTATACGTGGATCCTGGAATGCATCAGGCTCTGATCAAAGAACTCTTTACAGGCGAAACCGTGCGTGACCGGGAAATAAACATGCGTAGGCAGGACGGCACGCCAATATGGGTGAATATGACCGTCTCACTTGAAAAAGACGGTAACAAGAACAACTGCCTTGAAGGAGTTCTCGAGGACATCACCGAAAAGAGAAAAGCTCGTGAATTTGAAAAGGCCAAGGTTGCCGCTGATGCTGCCAACGCAGCTAAAAGTAACTTTCTGGCCAGCATGTCCCATGAAATCAGAACTCCCATGAACGCAATTCTAGGTATGGCTGATCTGCTCTGGGAATCAAGGCTGAGCAAAACACAGCGTAACTACGTAAAGATATTCAGAAATGCAGGAGAAAATCTGCTTCTGCTCATCAACGACATACTTGACCTGTCCAAAATCGAAGCAGGACAGATTGACCTAGAAAAAATAGATTTCAACCTTGAAGAATTATTTGAAGACATCGGTTCAATATTTGCCCTCAGGGCTCAGATAAAAAAAATAAATTTCTGCTGGTATATCCATCCTGAAGTGCCCCGGATTATTACCGGGGACCCGACCAGACTGCGGCAGGTTATCGTGAACCTGGTCGGCAATTCGCTGAAATTCACGGGAAAAGGCACAATCACGTTTGAAGCCGCCATCACCGAAAGAGGTTATCTGCGCATAATTGTAAAGGATACCGGTGTCGGCATCCCCATAAAAAAGATAAATTCCATTTTTGATACCTTTTCGCAGGCTGATTCTTCCACCACCCGCAACTACGGCGGAACAGGACTGGGACTTTCCATCTGCAGCCGCATGGTCGAAAGCATGCGCGGTGGAATTTTCGTATCAAGCACAGAAGGCGAAGGATCTGCATTCGCTTTCACTATCAGTGCGGAATTTCCCATACAGCCGGAAATCCCCCTTCCGCTTGAAAATTGCGCAGTACTCATTGTGGACAATAAATCAATATGCCGAGATTTTCTAAGCCTAAGCCTCACGGATCTGGGTGCAACTGTATACGCAGCGGAGGGGATTACTAAATCCTCTGCATATGCAGCTGAAATTTCACTTTCATCATACAAGAACTGCATACTTCTGGTCGGACATCCAACCGGTAAAAACGACCGTTTTGAAATTCTAAAAAAACTCAAGCACAGTCTGTGTCAGGACTGGAAACTCATAATGATCATGGAAGCCAAACCCCAGCCAAGAGCAACAGCACGAGCGAAACAACTGGGCGCCACATACGTGCATCGCCCGGTTCATCCGCAGGCCATCGTTGAAGATCTTCGCTATACATACCGGGAAAAACAATCTCAAAATATTGAAGAGCCCCAACTCGACCTGGACACGGAACAAATTGAAATGATGGAGGAGGTCGAGATTCACAATCCGTCTTCAACAAAAAAACAGGCTATTCTCCTTGTGGAGGATTCCGAAGACAATCGCATGGTTATTGACCTGTTCCTGCAAGAAACACCGTACAGCATCACCCACGCCGTAGATGGGGAAGATGGATTTAAAAAATTCAAAGAAGGAGAATACGGCATAGTACTCATGGATATACAAATGCCAATAATGGACGGTTACGAAGCAACCAAAGCCATCAGGAAATATGAAGAAGAAAACGAGCTTCCTCCGACACCTATTATGGCTCTTACCGCCAACGCCTTCAAAGATGACGAGCTGAAAGCCATCGAACACGGCTGCAGCGCGCACATGGCGAAACCTGTTAAAAAGAAAGAGCTGCTCCGAACTCTGAGAAACTATCTGGGATCGGCGGATTAA